Proteins from a genomic interval of Thunnus thynnus chromosome 5, fThuThy2.1, whole genome shotgun sequence:
- the lyrm5b gene encoding LYR motif-containing protein 5B, whose translation MANPLRAEVVRLYKNLLYLGREYPKGGDYFRDRLRAAFTKNKQVQDPERIKEMIARGEFVARELEALYYLRKYRAMKKRYYDD comes from the exons ATGGCCAACCCGCTGAGGGCGGAAGTGGTTCGACTCTATAAAAAC CTCCTCTACCTCGGACGCGAGTATCCCAAAGGCGGCGACTACTTCAGGGACCGTCTGAGAGCGGCGTTCACTAAGAACAAGCAGGTCCAGGACCCGGAGCGGATCAAAGAGATGATCGCTCGAGGAGAGTTCGTGGCCCGAGAGCTGGAGGCGCTTTACTACCTGCGGAAGTACCGAGCCATGAAGAAACGTTACTATGACGACTGA